One genomic segment of Burkholderia pyrrocinia includes these proteins:
- the acs gene encoding acetate--CoA ligase has protein sequence MSAIESVLHETRQFAPPAALEQAATISGMPAYRALAAEAERDYEGFWARLAREGLAWHKPFTNVLDESNAPFYKWFDDGELNASYNCLDRHVEAGNGERVAVIFEADDGTVTRITYADLLARVSRFANALKKRGIGKGDRVVIYIPMSIEGIVAMQACARIGATHSVVFGGFSAKSLNERLVDVGAVALVTADEQARGGKTLPLKSIADEAIAMGGCEAVKSVIVYRRTGGKIDWHAGRDLWMHEIADGESDTCEPEWVGAEHPLFILYTSGSTGKPKGVQHSTGGYLLWAAQTMKWTFDWKPTDVFWCTADIGWVTGHTYITYGPLACGGTQVVFEGVPTYPDAGRFWKMIGDHKVSVFYTAPTAIRSLIKAAEADDKVHPKSYDLSSLRIIGTVGEPINPEAWMWYHKHVGQERCPIVDTWWQTETGGHMITPLPGATPTVPGSCTLPLPGIMAAVVDETGQDVPNGQGGILVVKRPWPAMIRTIWGDPERFKKSYYPEELGGTLYLAGDGTVRDKDTGYFTIMGRIDDVLNVSGHRLGTMEIESALVSHELVAEAAVVGRPDDTTGEAVVAFVVLKRSRPEGEEAAALAKTLRDWVGKQIGPIAKPKDIRFGDNLPKTRSGKIMRRLLRSLAKGEAITQDTSTLENPAILDQLAEVR, from the coding sequence ATGTCTGCGATTGAATCGGTTCTTCACGAAACCCGCCAGTTTGCGCCGCCCGCGGCGCTCGAACAGGCGGCGACCATTTCCGGCATGCCGGCCTATCGCGCGCTCGCCGCCGAGGCCGAGCGCGATTACGAAGGCTTCTGGGCGCGTCTCGCGCGCGAGGGCCTCGCGTGGCACAAGCCGTTCACGAACGTGCTCGACGAGTCCAACGCGCCGTTCTACAAGTGGTTCGACGACGGCGAGCTGAACGCGTCCTACAACTGCCTCGACCGTCACGTCGAAGCCGGCAACGGCGAGCGCGTCGCGGTGATCTTCGAGGCCGACGACGGCACCGTCACGCGCATCACCTATGCCGATCTGCTGGCGCGCGTATCGCGCTTCGCGAACGCGCTGAAGAAACGCGGGATCGGCAAGGGCGATCGCGTCGTCATCTACATCCCGATGTCGATCGAAGGCATCGTCGCGATGCAGGCCTGCGCGCGCATCGGCGCGACGCACTCGGTCGTGTTCGGCGGCTTCTCCGCGAAATCGCTGAACGAGCGGCTCGTCGACGTCGGCGCGGTCGCGCTCGTCACGGCCGACGAGCAGGCGCGCGGCGGCAAGACGCTGCCGCTCAAGAGCATCGCCGACGAGGCGATCGCGATGGGCGGCTGCGAAGCGGTGAAGAGCGTGATCGTCTATCGCCGCACCGGCGGCAAGATCGACTGGCATGCAGGGCGCGACCTGTGGATGCATGAGATCGCGGACGGCGAGTCCGACACGTGCGAGCCGGAATGGGTCGGCGCCGAGCATCCGCTGTTCATCCTGTATACGTCGGGCTCGACCGGCAAGCCGAAGGGCGTGCAGCACAGCACGGGCGGCTACCTGCTGTGGGCCGCGCAGACGATGAAGTGGACCTTCGACTGGAAGCCGACCGACGTGTTCTGGTGCACGGCGGACATCGGCTGGGTCACCGGTCACACGTACATCACGTATGGCCCGCTCGCGTGCGGCGGCACGCAGGTCGTGTTCGAGGGCGTGCCGACCTACCCGGATGCCGGCCGCTTCTGGAAGATGATCGGCGATCACAAGGTCAGCGTGTTCTACACCGCGCCGACCGCGATCCGTTCGCTGATCAAGGCCGCCGAAGCCGACGACAAGGTGCATCCGAAGAGCTACGACCTGTCGAGCCTGCGCATCATCGGCACCGTCGGCGAGCCGATCAATCCGGAAGCGTGGATGTGGTATCACAAGCACGTCGGCCAGGAGCGCTGCCCGATCGTCGATACGTGGTGGCAGACCGAGACGGGCGGGCACATGATCACGCCGCTGCCGGGCGCGACGCCGACCGTACCCGGTTCGTGCACGCTGCCGCTGCCGGGCATCATGGCTGCGGTGGTCGACGAGACGGGCCAGGACGTGCCGAACGGGCAAGGCGGCATCCTCGTCGTCAAGCGCCCGTGGCCGGCGATGATCCGCACGATCTGGGGCGACCCGGAGCGTTTCAAGAAGAGTTATTACCCGGAAGAACTCGGCGGCACGCTCTACCTTGCCGGCGACGGCACCGTGCGCGACAAGGACACCGGCTACTTCACGATCATGGGCCGGATCGACGACGTGCTGAACGTGTCGGGCCACCGGCTCGGCACGATGGAGATCGAGTCGGCGCTGGTGTCGCACGAGCTCGTTGCCGAGGCGGCCGTGGTCGGCCGCCCGGACGATACGACGGGCGAGGCGGTCGTCGCGTTCGTCGTGCTGAAGCGTTCGCGTCCGGAAGGCGAAGAGGCCGCGGCGCTCGCGAAGACGCTGCGCGACTGGGTCGGCAAGCAGATCGGGCCGATCGCGAAGCCGAAGGACATCCGTTTCGGCGACAACCTGCCGAAGACGCGCTCGGGCAAGATCATGCGGCGCCTGCTGCGCTCGCTCGCGAAGGGCGAGGCGATCACGCAGGACACGTCCACGCTCGAGAACCCGGCCATCCTCGACCAACTCGCCGAAGTGCGCTGA
- a CDS encoding DUF4212 domain-containing protein, protein MTVPTRPAPVAPPPVPAPLARAHARYWRFNVALIAVLMAIGFSVSFIVPFFGPALAGVRFAGFSLPFYVGAQGAILVYLVLIVVYIGLMQRADRTLRRAYDDHAARTAMRTAGADSC, encoded by the coding sequence ATGACCGTTCCGACCCGTCCGGCGCCTGTCGCGCCGCCGCCCGTTCCCGCGCCGCTCGCGCGTGCCCACGCGCGCTACTGGCGCTTCAACGTCGCGCTGATCGCGGTGCTGATGGCGATCGGCTTCTCGGTGTCGTTCATCGTGCCGTTCTTCGGGCCCGCGCTCGCCGGGGTCCGGTTCGCCGGCTTCAGCCTGCCGTTCTATGTCGGCGCGCAGGGCGCGATTCTCGTGTATCTCGTGCTGATCGTCGTCTACATCGGGCTGATGCAACGCGCGGACCGCACGCTGCGCCGCGCGTACGACGACCATGCGGCGCGCACGGCAATGCGCACGGCGGGCGCTGATTCATGCTGA
- a CDS encoding sodium:solute symporter family protein, whose protein sequence is MLTHRLIRAYALYTLGFLGFVLLMWRIERATGSGVWIGYVFLFVPIAVYAVIGLLSRTSDLVEYYVAGRRVPSAFNGMATAADWLSAASFIGLAGSLYSTGYDALAYVMGWTGGFCLVAFLLAPYVRKLARYTIPDFLGTRFSSTAVRALAAGAAILCSFVYLVAQIQGIGLIATRFIGVDFAIGIFCGLAGILVCSFLGGMRAVTWTQVAQYIILISAILIPVSLIAMKNGLGPVPQFNYGKLMERVAAREAQVRDAADEQKVRDAYRRQAADIQTRLDRLPASYADARRHLVDQLADLRRHNGPLREISQRERELADFPRDPAAARVAWTQARDDMLARAEPPVPMHEPFPAASDDERKPRERNFLALLLCLSLGTASLPHILTRYNTTTSVASARRSVGWTLFFIALFYLSVPVLAVLIKYEILANLVGRPFAELPAWVTQWHHFEPDLISVVEVIRDGIVHWSEIQMQPDMVVLAAPEIAGLPYVVSGLIAAGALAAALSTADGLLLTIANALSHDVYYCMVAPDASSQRRVTISKVLLLGVALFASYVASLNTGKILFLVGAAFSLAASSFFPVLVLGVFWKRTTTRGAIAGMVTGLAVCVYYIVSTYPYFTQLTGFAGRTWFGIEPISSGVFGVPAGFAVAIAVSLCDQRPDEYTRALVDYIRHP, encoded by the coding sequence ATGCTGACGCATCGACTGATACGCGCATACGCGCTCTACACGCTGGGTTTTCTCGGGTTCGTGCTGCTGATGTGGCGGATCGAGCGCGCGACCGGCTCCGGTGTCTGGATCGGCTACGTGTTCCTGTTCGTGCCGATCGCCGTGTACGCGGTGATCGGGCTGCTGTCGCGCACGTCCGATCTCGTCGAGTACTACGTGGCCGGGCGGCGCGTGCCGTCTGCGTTCAACGGGATGGCGACCGCGGCCGACTGGCTGTCGGCCGCGTCGTTCATCGGCCTGGCCGGATCGCTCTACTCGACCGGCTACGACGCGCTGGCGTACGTGATGGGCTGGACGGGCGGGTTCTGCCTCGTCGCGTTCCTGCTCGCGCCTTATGTGCGCAAGCTCGCGCGCTACACGATTCCCGACTTTCTCGGTACGCGCTTCTCGAGCACGGCCGTGCGCGCGCTGGCGGCCGGCGCGGCGATCCTGTGTTCGTTCGTGTATCTGGTCGCGCAGATCCAGGGGATCGGCTTGATCGCGACGCGCTTCATCGGCGTCGATTTCGCGATCGGGATCTTCTGCGGGCTCGCGGGCATTCTCGTGTGCTCGTTTCTCGGCGGGATGCGCGCAGTCACGTGGACGCAGGTCGCGCAGTACATCATCCTGATCAGCGCGATCCTGATTCCGGTGTCGCTGATCGCGATGAAGAACGGGCTCGGCCCCGTGCCGCAGTTCAATTACGGCAAGCTGATGGAGCGTGTCGCGGCGCGCGAGGCGCAGGTGCGCGACGCGGCCGACGAGCAAAAGGTGCGCGACGCGTACCGTCGGCAAGCCGCGGACATCCAGACGCGGCTCGACCGCTTGCCGGCGTCCTATGCGGACGCGCGCAGGCATCTCGTCGACCAGCTCGCCGACTTGCGGCGCCACAACGGGCCGCTGCGCGAGATCAGCCAGCGCGAGCGCGAGCTGGCCGACTTCCCGCGCGATCCGGCGGCGGCGCGCGTCGCGTGGACGCAGGCGCGCGACGACATGCTTGCGCGCGCGGAGCCGCCCGTGCCGATGCACGAGCCGTTTCCCGCCGCGAGCGACGACGAACGCAAGCCGCGCGAGCGGAATTTCCTCGCGCTGCTGCTATGCCTGTCGCTCGGCACCGCGAGCCTGCCGCACATCCTGACGCGCTACAACACGACCACGTCGGTCGCGTCGGCGCGGCGCTCGGTCGGCTGGACGCTGTTCTTCATCGCGCTGTTCTACCTGAGCGTGCCGGTGCTCGCGGTGCTGATCAAGTACGAGATCCTCGCGAACCTCGTCGGGCGGCCGTTCGCCGAATTGCCTGCGTGGGTCACGCAATGGCATCACTTCGAACCCGATCTGATCAGCGTCGTCGAGGTGATTCGAGACGGCATCGTGCACTGGTCGGAAATCCAGATGCAGCCGGACATGGTCGTGCTGGCCGCGCCGGAGATCGCGGGGCTGCCATATGTCGTGTCGGGGCTGATCGCGGCCGGTGCGCTTGCCGCCGCGCTGTCGACCGCGGACGGGCTGCTGCTGACGATCGCGAACGCGCTGTCGCACGACGTCTATTACTGCATGGTCGCGCCTGACGCGTCGAGCCAGCGGCGCGTGACGATCTCGAAGGTGCTGCTGCTCGGTGTCGCGCTGTTCGCGTCGTATGTCGCGTCGCTCAATACGGGGAAGATCCTGTTTCTTGTCGGCGCCGCGTTCTCGCTGGCGGCATCGAGCTTCTTTCCGGTGCTCGTGCTCGGCGTGTTCTGGAAGCGCACGACGACGCGCGGCGCGATCGCCGGGATGGTGACGGGGCTCGCGGTGTGCGTGTACTACATCGTGTCGACCTATCCGTACTTCACGCAGTTGACGGGGTTCGCGGGGCGCACGTGGTTCGGGATCGAGCCGATCAGTTCGGGTGTGTTCGGCGTGCCGGCGGGGTTTGCGGTGGCGATTGCGGTGAGCTTGTGCGATCAGCGGCCGGATGAATATACGCGGGCGCTGGTGGATTACATTCGGCATCCGTGA
- a CDS encoding LysE family translocator, which produces MSLSALFAFALILSVGVATPGPTVLLAMSNGSRYGLRHAMVGMLGAVTADVVLVALVGLGLGVLLDASETAFVTLKLLGAAWLAYVGIRMLMSSGRSTAAQEFEHATPDRRTAFLKSFFVAMSNPKYYLFMSALLPQFVDRSHAIAPQYAILAATIVAIDVIGMTGYALLGVHSVRVWKAAGEKWLNRVSGSLLLMLAGYVALYRKTAN; this is translated from the coding sequence ATGTCGCTCTCCGCCTTGTTCGCATTTGCCCTGATCCTGTCCGTCGGCGTCGCGACGCCCGGCCCGACGGTGTTGCTCGCGATGAGCAACGGGTCGCGGTACGGCTTGCGTCACGCGATGGTCGGCATGCTCGGCGCCGTCACGGCCGATGTCGTGCTCGTCGCCCTGGTCGGGCTCGGCCTTGGCGTGCTGCTCGACGCGTCGGAAACGGCGTTCGTGACGCTGAAGCTGCTCGGCGCGGCGTGGCTCGCGTATGTCGGCATCCGGATGCTGATGTCCAGCGGCCGTTCCACTGCAGCGCAGGAGTTCGAGCACGCGACGCCCGATCGCCGGACTGCGTTCCTGAAGAGCTTTTTCGTCGCGATGAGCAACCCGAAGTACTACCTGTTCATGTCCGCGCTGCTGCCGCAGTTCGTCGACCGGTCGCACGCGATCGCGCCGCAATACGCGATCCTCGCGGCGACGATCGTCGCGATCGACGTCATCGGGATGACCGGCTACGCGCTGCTCGGCGTGCATTCGGTGCGCGTATGGAAAGCGGCCGGGGAGAAGTGGCTGAACCGGGTCAGCGGGTCGCTGCTGCTGATGCTCGCGGGGTATGTCGCGCTGTATCGCAAGACCGCGAACTGA
- a CDS encoding toxic anion resistance protein — protein sequence MKPLFDDKKSDAVSDRPSTPSLSPVAVPADAVVPAVQPTEHARLITVDEIDQLGVAQSTRIAAFSQQILASVRASDADQFGDKLNELIATAKGLDPRGADKGGLLTQVTRLFRSTKEKLLSQYESVSKRMDALVVELENHAQRQKAGIDELERMYNDNYALHQALAQSKAHGETALATLRAHLAAGQQQPDDAFGAQRLLDVKRKVDALESKLDDLDRAMLMSKQLAPQIRMEQDQKRTLTSKFMTIKTVLIPAWTNAFALYLEQLSTKRAAALANATYDAADEAIRAQADLNRQNAQEVAKLGQRPVISTDTFEYAQQQLFGAFDDITQIIADGKRQREQDAPRLRQLEQDLITRFAPKHH from the coding sequence ATGAAGCCGCTATTCGATGACAAGAAATCCGATGCGGTCAGCGATCGTCCTTCCACCCCGTCTTTGTCACCCGTCGCAGTGCCTGCCGACGCTGTCGTGCCGGCCGTGCAGCCGACGGAGCATGCGCGCCTGATCACCGTCGACGAGATCGACCAGCTCGGCGTGGCCCAAAGTACGCGCATCGCCGCCTTCTCCCAGCAGATTCTCGCCAGCGTCCGCGCGTCGGATGCCGACCAGTTCGGCGACAAGCTCAACGAACTGATTGCAACCGCGAAGGGGCTCGACCCGCGCGGCGCCGACAAGGGCGGGCTGCTCACGCAGGTCACGCGGCTGTTCCGCTCGACCAAGGAGAAGCTGCTGTCGCAGTACGAGTCCGTGAGCAAGCGGATGGACGCGCTCGTCGTCGAGCTGGAAAACCATGCGCAGCGCCAGAAGGCCGGCATCGACGAGCTCGAGCGGATGTACAACGACAACTACGCGCTGCACCAAGCGCTCGCGCAGTCGAAGGCGCATGGCGAAACGGCGCTCGCGACGCTGCGCGCGCATCTCGCGGCCGGCCAGCAGCAGCCGGACGACGCGTTCGGCGCGCAGCGCCTGCTCGACGTGAAGCGCAAGGTCGACGCGCTCGAGAGCAAGCTCGACGACCTCGACCGCGCGATGCTGATGTCGAAGCAGCTCGCGCCGCAGATCCGGATGGAGCAGGACCAGAAACGCACGCTGACGTCGAAATTCATGACGATCAAGACCGTGCTGATCCCCGCGTGGACCAACGCGTTCGCGCTCTACCTCGAGCAGCTCAGCACGAAGCGCGCGGCGGCGCTCGCGAACGCGACGTACGACGCGGCCGACGAGGCGATCCGCGCGCAGGCCGACCTGAATCGCCAGAACGCGCAGGAAGTCGCGAAGCTCGGCCAGCGCCCGGTGATCTCGACCGACACGTTCGAATATGCGCAGCAGCAGTTGTTCGGCGCGTTCGACGACATCACGCAGATCATCGCCGACGGCAAGCGCCAGCGCGAGCAGGACGCACCGCGCCTGCGCCAGCTCGAACAGGACCTGATCACCCGATTCGCTCCGAAGCACCATTGA
- a CDS encoding VWA domain-containing protein yields the protein MITLEKRAAKVAIVLEKRQILKPPVVRVGAALDISGSAKPLYQSGVIQETHDRILGIALKFDDNGEVDTWTFTEGYDRLPTATPDNYGSYISDYVLEARIDKWGGTQYAPVMNDIVDFFFRAPEPAPKREEKRGFLSRLFGGADETPAPAASAPANGHLPAWVLFVTDGQNPKNDRKRVRQLLAESQHFPLYWSLVGVGDPSEFGFLAEVADEMPNVGFLHLESLDVSDEQIYEQLITQEFCDWVRAK from the coding sequence ATGATTACGCTTGAGAAACGCGCGGCGAAGGTCGCGATCGTCCTCGAAAAACGCCAGATCCTGAAGCCGCCCGTCGTGCGCGTCGGCGCGGCGCTCGACATCTCGGGCTCCGCGAAGCCGCTTTACCAGTCGGGCGTGATCCAGGAGACGCACGACCGGATCCTCGGCATTGCACTGAAGTTCGACGACAACGGCGAAGTCGACACGTGGACCTTCACCGAAGGCTACGACCGCCTGCCGACCGCGACGCCGGACAACTACGGCTCGTACATCTCCGACTACGTGCTCGAAGCGCGGATCGACAAGTGGGGCGGCACGCAGTACGCGCCGGTGATGAACGACATCGTCGACTTCTTCTTCCGCGCGCCGGAGCCGGCGCCGAAGCGCGAGGAAAAGCGCGGCTTCCTGAGCCGGCTGTTCGGCGGCGCGGACGAAACGCCCGCGCCGGCCGCATCCGCGCCGGCGAACGGCCATCTGCCCGCATGGGTGCTGTTCGTCACCGACGGCCAGAACCCGAAGAACGACCGCAAGCGCGTGCGCCAGTTGCTGGCCGAGTCGCAGCACTTCCCGCTGTACTGGTCGCTCGTCGGCGTCGGCGATCCGAGCGAATTCGGCTTCCTCGCGGAAGTCGCGGACGAGATGCCGAACGTCGGCTTCCTGCATCTCGAATCGCTCGACGTCAGCGACGAACAGATCTACGAGCAGTTGATCACGCAGGAATTCTGCGACTGGGTGCGCGCGAAGTAA